In Ctenopharyngodon idella isolate HZGC_01 chromosome 20, HZGC01, whole genome shotgun sequence, the following proteins share a genomic window:
- the amd1 gene encoding S-adenosylmethionine decarboxylase proenzyme: MEESSAHFFEGTEKLLEVWFSRQDEAKGAGDLRAIPRFEWDKLLENVHCLIISVTKTDKQEAYILSESSMFVSKRRFILKTCGTTLLLQALVPLLELAREYCGFDAIENFFYSRKNFMKPTHQEFPHRNFQEEVEFLSQIFPNGAAYCMGRLNSDCWYLFTLELPEYWENKQADQTLEVLMSDLDPAVMDQFYMKDGVSANDVTRMSGIRDLIPGSVIDATMFNPCGYSMNGMKTDGTYWTIHITPEPEFSYVSFETNLSQTSYDELIRKVVDVFNPGKFVTTLFVNQSSKCRSVFSSAQKLEGYRRLDRQLAHFNDYNFVFTSYAKSRQQKQS; encoded by the exons ATGGAAGAGAGCAGTGCACACTTCTTCGAGGGGACCGAGAAGCTCTTGGAGGTGTGGTTCTCCCGACAAGACGAAGCCAAAGGAGCCGGGGATTTGCGCGCTATCCCCAG ATTTGAGTGGGACAAACTTCTGGAGAATGTGCATTGTTTGATTATAAGTGTGACAAAGACTGACAAGCAGGAAGCTTATATACTCAG tgaGAGTAGCATGTTTGTCTCCAAGAGACGTTTCATTTTGAAGACATGCGGAACCACCCTCTTACTGCAGGCACTGGTGCCACTGCTGGAACTGGCTCGCGAGTACTGCGGCTTTGATGCCATCGAG AATTTCTTCTATTCTCGTAAAAACTTTATGAAGCCCACCCATCAAGAGTTCCCTCACCGCAACTTCCAGGAGGAAGTCGAGTTCCTCAGCCAGATTTTTCCAA ATGGAGCAGCCTACTGTATGGGACGTCTGAACTCAGACTGCTG GTATTTGTTTACGCTGGAGCTGCCGGAATACTGGGAGAACAAGCAGGCGGACCAGACACTAGAAGTTCTGATGAGTGACCTTGACCCAGCTGTGATGGACCAGTTCTACATGAAAGACGGTGTTTCTGCTAATGATGTCACTCGT ATGAGTGGAATTCGTGACCTGATTCCAGGTTCAGTGATTGATGCCACAATGTTCAACCCTTGTGGGTACTCCATGAATGGAATGAAAACGGAT GGAACTTACTGGACGATTCACATCACCCCTGAACCAGAGTTCTCTTATGTCAGCTTTGAAACCAACCTCTCCCAGACATCCTATGATGAGCTTATCCGCAAGGTTGTGGATGTCTTCAATCCAGGGAAATTTGTGACAACGCTGTTCGTCAATCAG AGCTCCAAATGTCGCAGCGTTTTCTCTTCGGCTCAGAAACTCGAGGGCTACCGCCGCCTGGACCGCCAGCTGGCCCACTTCAACGACTACAACTTCGTCTTCACCAGTTACGCCAAGAGCCGCCAGCAGAAGCAGAGCTGA